Proteins encoded in a region of the Phocoena phocoena chromosome X, mPhoPho1.1, whole genome shotgun sequence genome:
- the CITED1 gene encoding cbp/p300-interacting transactivator 1 isoform X1: MQGGGERLCPGPGLPPALEAQASAGGSGLGATTAWARQPHPGSRGRSPAPPDPRSRSDSVPQPALRFHTIRGDCTSSSAFKGPHTPAAAIKCSQRHSCRRGTAELPRRGSLRPAARPQPAGEGSFLARRKRAEEGAAPALALAQQLQLAASPPTNLSNFCQGSEMPTMSRPALDVKGGTSPMKEDANPEMSSLAYSNLAVKDRKAVAILHYPGVTSNGTKANGASASSSGSPSPISSPTAAPPTKPPPFNLNPAPHLLASMQLQKLNSQYHGVAAATPGQPGEAGPLPNWGFGAQAGGAGSLSPSAGAQSPAIIDSDPVDEEVLMSLVVELGLDRANELPELWLGQNEFDFTADFPSGC, translated from the exons ATGCAGGGCGGTGGGGAGAGACTGTGCCCGGGGCCCGGGCTCCCGCCCGCTTTAGAAGCGCAGGCGTCGGCCGGGGGCTCGGGGCTCGGGGCGACCACGGCCTGGGCCCGCCAGCCGCACCCCGGGAGCCGTGGCCGGTCCCCGGCGCCGCCGGACCCGCGGAGCCGCTCGGACTCCGTTCCCCAGCCGGCCCTTCGCTTTCACACGATCCGCGGTGACTGCACCAGCTCGAGCGCCTTTAAAGGGCCACACACGCCAGCCGCCGCTATAAAATGTTCCCAGCGGCACAGCTGCAGAAGGGGCACCGCTGAGCTGCCGAGAAGAGGCTCGCTCCGCCCGGCTGCCCGCCCACAGCCCGCCGGAGAAGGGTCGTTCCTGGCGAGGAGGAAGAGGGCTGAGGAAGGCGCAGCACCCGCTCTGGCCCTCG CACAACAGCTCCAGCTGGCAGCATCACCTCCCACCAATTTGTCCAACTTCTGCCAAGGCTCTGAAATGCCAACTATGTCGAGGCCTGCACTTGATGTCAAGGGTGGCACCTCACCTATGAAGGAg gATGCCAACCCAGAGATGAGCTCTCTGGCCTACTCTAACCTGGCGGTGAAAGATCGCAAAGCAGTGGCCATCCTGCACTACCCCGGGGTAACCTCGAATGGAACCAAGGCCAATGGGGCTTCCGCTAGTTCCTCGGGATCTCCATCTCCAATAAGCTCTCCTACTGCCGCCCCTCCCACTAAACCCCCACCCTTCAACCTGAACCCCGCCCCTCACCTGCTGGCCAGTATGCAGCTGCAGAAACTTAATAGCCAGTATCATGGGGTGGCCGCCGCCACTCCGGGCCAACCTGGGGAGGCAGGGCCCCTGCCAAACTGGGGCTTCGGGGCTCAGGCGGGAGGGGCGGGGTCACTCTCTCCTTCTGCTGGTGCCCAGAGTCCTGCCATCATCGATTCAGACCCAGTGGATGAGGAGGTGCTGATGTCACTGGTGGTGGAACTGGGACTGGACCGAGCCAATGAGCTTCCGGAGCTGTGGCTGGGACAGAATGAGTTTGACTTCACTGCAGACTTTCCATCTGGCTGCTGA
- the CITED1 gene encoding cbp/p300-interacting transactivator 1 isoform X3, whose amino-acid sequence MPTMSRPALDVKGGTSPMKEDANPEMSSLAYSNLAVKDRKAVAILHYPGVTSNGTKANGASASSSGSPSPISSPTAAPPTKPPPFNLNPAPHLLASMQLQKLNSQYHGVAAATPGQPGEAGPLPNWGFGAQAGGAGSLSPSAGAQSPAIIDSDPVDEEVLMSLVVELGLDRANELPELWLGQNEFDFTADFPSGC is encoded by the exons ATGCCAACTATGTCGAGGCCTGCACTTGATGTCAAGGGTGGCACCTCACCTATGAAGGAg gATGCCAACCCAGAGATGAGCTCTCTGGCCTACTCTAACCTGGCGGTGAAAGATCGCAAAGCAGTGGCCATCCTGCACTACCCCGGGGTAACCTCGAATGGAACCAAGGCCAATGGGGCTTCCGCTAGTTCCTCGGGATCTCCATCTCCAATAAGCTCTCCTACTGCCGCCCCTCCCACTAAACCCCCACCCTTCAACCTGAACCCCGCCCCTCACCTGCTGGCCAGTATGCAGCTGCAGAAACTTAATAGCCAGTATCATGGGGTGGCCGCCGCCACTCCGGGCCAACCTGGGGAGGCAGGGCCCCTGCCAAACTGGGGCTTCGGGGCTCAGGCGGGAGGGGCGGGGTCACTCTCTCCTTCTGCTGGTGCCCAGAGTCCTGCCATCATCGATTCAGACCCAGTGGATGAGGAGGTGCTGATGTCACTGGTGGTGGAACTGGGACTGGACCGAGCCAATGAGCTTCCGGAGCTGTGGCTGGGACAGAATGAGTTTGACTTCACTGCAGACTTTCCATCTGGCTGCTGA
- the CITED1 gene encoding cbp/p300-interacting transactivator 1 isoform X2, translated as MEPSAQQLQLAASPPTNLSNFCQGSEMPTMSRPALDVKGGTSPMKEDANPEMSSLAYSNLAVKDRKAVAILHYPGVTSNGTKANGASASSSGSPSPISSPTAAPPTKPPPFNLNPAPHLLASMQLQKLNSQYHGVAAATPGQPGEAGPLPNWGFGAQAGGAGSLSPSAGAQSPAIIDSDPVDEEVLMSLVVELGLDRANELPELWLGQNEFDFTADFPSGC; from the exons ATGGAGCCATCCG CACAACAGCTCCAGCTGGCAGCATCACCTCCCACCAATTTGTCCAACTTCTGCCAAGGCTCTGAAATGCCAACTATGTCGAGGCCTGCACTTGATGTCAAGGGTGGCACCTCACCTATGAAGGAg gATGCCAACCCAGAGATGAGCTCTCTGGCCTACTCTAACCTGGCGGTGAAAGATCGCAAAGCAGTGGCCATCCTGCACTACCCCGGGGTAACCTCGAATGGAACCAAGGCCAATGGGGCTTCCGCTAGTTCCTCGGGATCTCCATCTCCAATAAGCTCTCCTACTGCCGCCCCTCCCACTAAACCCCCACCCTTCAACCTGAACCCCGCCCCTCACCTGCTGGCCAGTATGCAGCTGCAGAAACTTAATAGCCAGTATCATGGGGTGGCCGCCGCCACTCCGGGCCAACCTGGGGAGGCAGGGCCCCTGCCAAACTGGGGCTTCGGGGCTCAGGCGGGAGGGGCGGGGTCACTCTCTCCTTCTGCTGGTGCCCAGAGTCCTGCCATCATCGATTCAGACCCAGTGGATGAGGAGGTGCTGATGTCACTGGTGGTGGAACTGGGACTGGACCGAGCCAATGAGCTTCCGGAGCTGTGGCTGGGACAGAATGAGTTTGACTTCACTGCAGACTTTCCATCTGGCTGCTGA